In the Candidatus Chlamydia sanziniae genome, CGAGTTCTTTTTTTCCAAAGTATTGTAAAGGACCGGGAAAGCGATAGAGATCTTCTAAAAGACAAGAGTTGCTTTGTTGTATTAAATATTGAACAGCCGGAGCATAAGGATTTACGGAGTCAGTCTTGATAACAGTAGTTTGAGCTCCACAACGATTTTCAATATGCATCATTTTGTATAGTGGAGTTGCTCCCCCCTCCCATTGGTGATAAGATGTTGCAAGGTTGCTGATGGTGATCATGTATCCTGTTTTGTTACGAACAAGGAATAAAGCAGAAAGAATGCCTAGAGCAATACCATAATTAGCGTCGAAGTTAGAAGGAAATGCTGCTCGGGCTTCATAGCCGAAGAAGTGAGTTACGGGTTGAAAGACCATTCTTGGTTCGATTTTTTGTATTTCCTTTTTTACTAATATAGCTAGAAGTTCTTCAGTGGCAATTTTTGAGACTCTAACATTGCCATAAGAATCCCGAGCGATAAGAAGTTGGTAGGCGATATCAGAGGGTAGAGAATTGAAGGTTTTTAAAGCTTCTGGAGAAAGTTTTTCCACAATATGCTCTGGAGTGGCAGCACTATCCAATAACAAAAGATTTAGTTCATTTATGAGTTTTTGAGTGTCTAGAATATGTTCAATAAGTCCTTCAGGAATAAGCACGGTACTGTAGTTTTTTCCTTTACGATAACGACCAACTAGTCCCTTAGCAATCTGTTCACTAAGTTTTTGTAGGGAGATTTTCCTTGTTGCAATGTGTTCACTGATGAGGGTAAGATTGGGGAAGGTTTGCAAGGCACATTCTAGCGTGGTATATGAGGCTTGCCGACCCATAAGACGGATGAAGTGGTGGTACTTTTTTGTTGATAGAGCATCCTTGGCTAGATTACCGATCATTTCTGAATAGATGCGACATGAAGTATGAAACCCAAGTGAAGTTTCAATCCAAGAATTTTTGAGATCACCGTCTATAGTTTTAGGAACGCCAATGACAGGCGTTGAGCAATTATGGGCAAGAAAGTACTCTGCAAGCATTGCTGTATCTGTATTGGAATTATTGCCGCCAATGATGAGTAAACCGTCGAGTTTGAGTTTTTTTACTACACCTAGAATTGTTTTTTTTTGCTCTTCAGTTTTGATTTTTTCTCGGCTGGAGGAAAGCATGTCAAACCCTCCCACATTGTAATAGTCATAAACTACCGAGATATCTAAATCTTTATATAATCCCTGAGTTAATCCTAAAGGACCTTTAATAAATCCAAAAAGACGTGTATTTGGATTGAAAACGTGTAATGCATCGAAAAGCCCTATGACAACATTATGCCCTCCAGGTGCTTGGCTTCCAGAAAGCAACACTCCAATTTTTAATGGTTTTGAAGGAATCTCTTCACCTTTATAAATGCAAACTTCAGGGATGTTACAGAGATAAGGAATTTGTTGGCGAAGCTGCTCTGAAGCTGAAGTCTGCTCCGGCAACTCTTGAATATGCTGAGAACGTATTGTTTCTAAAAATGCCAAGGTTTCAGGACGATAGCGTAGACGTTGAGTTTCAAAATAACTTTTATTTAAAGAAAGGAGTTCCACAAATTATTCTCAAGTTGAAAGTTCACTGATTAACCATGTGATAAGATCAGAAAGAACGGAGGAACTGTTCAGAGGAAGCACATGGTCAACATTAGGGTAACTGAGTAGACGAAGACGGTTATTTTTATTTTTAAAAGCTTGGGCAAAAAGTTTTTGATGATTTAAGGAAACCAAAGTATCGTTTTCTCCATGCATATGGAGAATAGGGAGGGACTCAGGAATATCTACCACTTGCTTAGAGATATCTATTTCCAAGAATTGTGAGCAGAAGGCTTTGCTAAGTGGAATGCCTGCGTAGTGAATGTTGTCACTATTGGAAGTAGAGGAGCTTATGATCGATTGGTTTTGAGCATCTTGCACCCAAAGGGTTCCTAGAATTGTGGGTGCCCAAAGAGCTAAAGCTTTAATCTTAGGCATTAAGCCAATACTTAAGAGAGTTAACGTGGCTCCTAGCGAGGAACCAAAAATGGCAAGATTTGTTTTGTCAGTGTATGGCTGCTTATATGCATAGTTAACGATTTCACAGATGCTGGTTTTATAGTCTTCAAGAGAAAAGTCATCGGGCTGTCCTTCGCTGTCTCCGTGGCCTGGTAAATCGATCCGCAGGGCTGCGCAGCCTACTTCTGCGAGTGCTTCAGCCAAGTGAACATGCGTACGTTGTGTTCCTATTTTGTCAGAGACTAGACCATGTAGAATAATAACAAGGGGATGGGAAACTTGCTCATTTAGAGGTGTATGCAAAATTCCAAATGTCGTGACGTTCCCGAGTAGGGTAAGAGTAAGCATGGTACGGCGTTCATGTTTGTTAGATACCACACCGATTGTCAAGGGAAGCTCCTATCTTAAGAGGATTAAATCCCCTTGTTAATGTAATTTTTAAAAAGAAATTAGTCGAGAAAAATCAGTGTTCACTTAATCCTTATACTGCACGAGATTTCTTGATGGAAGAGACTACAATACTTTTTAAATTT is a window encoding:
- a CDS encoding diphosphate--fructose-6-phosphate 1-phosphotransferase, translating into MELLSLNKSYFETQRLRYRPETLAFLETIRSQHIQELPEQTSASEQLRQQIPYLCNIPEVCIYKGEEIPSKPLKIGVLLSGSQAPGGHNVVIGLFDALHVFNPNTRLFGFIKGPLGLTQGLYKDLDISVVYDYYNVGGFDMLSSSREKIKTEEQKKTILGVVKKLKLDGLLIIGGNNSNTDTAMLAEYFLAHNCSTPVIGVPKTIDGDLKNSWIETSLGFHTSCRIYSEMIGNLAKDALSTKKYHHFIRLMGRQASYTTLECALQTFPNLTLISEHIATRKISLQKLSEQIAKGLVGRYRKGKNYSTVLIPEGLIEHILDTQKLINELNLLLLDSAATPEHIVEKLSPEALKTFNSLPSDIAYQLLIARDSYGNVRVSKIATEELLAILVKKEIQKIEPRMVFQPVTHFFGYEARAAFPSNFDANYGIALGILSALFLVRNKTGYMITISNLATSYHQWEGGATPLYKMMHIENRCGAQTTVIKTDSVNPYAPAVQYLIQQSNSCLLEDLYRFPGPLQYFGKKELVDQRPLTLLWESQ
- a CDS encoding alpha/beta hydrolase, whose protein sequence is MLTLTLLGNVTTFGILHTPLNEQVSHPLVIILHGLVSDKIGTQRTHVHLAEALAEVGCAALRIDLPGHGDSEGQPDDFSLEDYKTSICEIVNYAYKQPYTDKTNLAIFGSSLGATLTLLSIGLMPKIKALALWAPTILGTLWVQDAQNQSIISSSTSNSDNIHYAGIPLSKAFCSQFLEIDISKQVVDIPESLPILHMHGENDTLVSLNHQKLFAQAFKNKNNRLRLLSYPNVDHVLPLNSSSVLSDLITWLISELST